The following are encoded together in the Naumannella cuiyingiana genome:
- the bla gene encoding class A beta-lactamase: MEQIARIEERYDRRIGLYAQNLRTGATVDHRADERFAMCSTFKTLAAAAVLDNRLIFRDRLIMDRRQHFPPSLVDGAGYAAVMAAWLEQGHVPTTAEVCEAAVADSDNAAGNLLLQLIGGPGAITALARDLGDRVTELTRWEPALNEWAPGDLRDTTTPRAMGENYGQLVAGRALGGAARRRLTGWLLANRTGADDLRKGLPAGWRLGDKTGSGAYGTRNDVGIAWTPAGVPIVISCLTNADSADAETRKEPLAEVGRLCAELLG, encoded by the coding sequence ATGGAACAGATTGCTCGGATCGAGGAGCGCTACGACCGCAGGATCGGCCTGTACGCACAGAATCTGCGCACCGGTGCCACCGTCGATCATCGTGCCGACGAGCGGTTTGCCATGTGCTCGACCTTCAAGACGCTCGCCGCGGCAGCGGTGCTGGACAACCGGTTGATCTTCCGCGATCGCCTGATCATGGACCGGCGCCAGCACTTCCCGCCGTCGCTGGTGGACGGAGCCGGGTACGCCGCGGTGATGGCGGCCTGGCTGGAACAAGGACACGTGCCGACGACTGCCGAGGTGTGCGAGGCGGCCGTCGCCGATTCGGACAACGCGGCCGGAAACCTGCTGTTGCAACTGATCGGCGGGCCGGGTGCGATCACGGCGCTGGCGCGTGACCTCGGCGATCGGGTGACGGAACTGACGCGGTGGGAGCCAGCGCTCAACGAGTGGGCACCCGGCGACCTGCGCGACACCACGACTCCGCGCGCGATGGGCGAGAACTACGGGCAGTTGGTCGCCGGGCGGGCTCTCGGGGGGGCCGCCCGGCGCCGGCTGACCGGTTGGCTGTTGGCGAACCGGACCGGAGCGGACGATCTTCGCAAGGGCCTGCCGGCGGGCTGGCGGCTCGGTGACAAGACCGGCAGCGGGGCGTACGGCACGCGCAATGACGTCGGGATCGCCTGGACGCCGGCGGGCGTACCGATCGTGATCAGTTGCCTGACGAATGCCGATTCGGCGGACGCCGAAACCCGCAAGGAGCCGCTGGCCGAGGTCGGCCGGCTGTGTGCGGAGCTGCTGGGCTGA
- the bla gene encoding class A beta-lactamase yields MEPNETSPVRSTQIARRTVLAGAAAAAAAAAVGGAGAPAAVAAGSPIAELEGRYDRRIGLYAENLRTGRRIAHRPDERFAMCSTFKPFAVAAALDGRLVSPDPKFLQRRAYYPPSLVPDGLWAPRTREWLERGYAPTMAEICEACTRESDNGAANLLQQYIGGPGAVTRLYRDLGDRVSVLERWEPEMSDWDPSSIRDTSTPRAMGNNYRELLLGRTLRRRIRDQLTEWLLGNLTSDNTFRKELPVDWRLADKTGSGGDYATRNNIGIAWTGTGVPIVISAMTSSSDIDAETLDAPLVDIMRLVVRELG; encoded by the coding sequence ATGGAACCGAACGAAACCAGCCCAGTCCGATCCACCCAGATCGCGCGCCGGACGGTGCTCGCCGGCGCTGCGGCAGCCGCCGCTGCCGCCGCGGTCGGCGGCGCAGGTGCACCGGCGGCCGTCGCCGCGGGCTCCCCGATCGCGGAGCTGGAGGGCCGCTACGACCGCCGGATCGGCCTGTACGCCGAGAACCTGCGCACCGGGCGTCGGATCGCTCATCGACCGGACGAGCGCTTCGCGATGTGCTCGACGTTCAAGCCGTTCGCGGTCGCCGCGGCGCTGGACGGGCGCCTGGTCAGCCCGGACCCGAAGTTCCTGCAGCGCCGGGCGTACTACCCGCCGTCGCTGGTTCCGGACGGCCTGTGGGCGCCGCGGACGCGGGAGTGGCTGGAGCGTGGCTATGCCCCGACGATGGCCGAGATCTGCGAGGCGTGCACCCGCGAATCCGACAACGGAGCGGCGAACCTGCTGCAGCAATACATCGGCGGCCCCGGCGCGGTGACCCGGCTGTACCGCGATCTCGGTGACCGGGTCAGCGTGCTGGAGCGCTGGGAGCCGGAGATGAGCGACTGGGATCCGTCATCGATACGCGACACCAGCACCCCGCGAGCGATGGGCAACAACTACCGCGAGCTGCTGCTCGGGCGTACCCTGCGGCGGCGGATCCGCGATCAGCTCACCGAATGGTTGCTCGGCAATCTGACCTCCGACAACACCTTCCGCAAGGAGCTCCCGGTCGACTGGCGATTGGCGGACAAGACCGGCTCCGGCGGGGACTACGCGACCAGGAACAACATCGGCATCGCCTGGACCGGCACCGGCGTACCGATCGTGATCAGCGCGATGACCAGTTCTTCCGACATCGATGCCGAGACCCTGGACGCGCCGCTGGTCGACATCATGCGCCTCGTGGTACGAGAGCTGGGCTGA
- a CDS encoding LysR family transcriptional regulator, with product MDLLESLRSFCAVAAERSFTRGAERCGQPQPVASRRIAGLEERLGVPLLIRTSRRVELTPDGERLQPLAQELLARADRIERLFADDGPVLVLGVPPGVTARARAAIRRGFAGREVVFVADDPAGRAELLQAGSAHLALVPVAPDGAEICVPLGIAQHSPAGTPRAFFLDQLRRPVRERAHPPRALHLLAEDDVPAVRDRLRDAVFAAGLRADQLIISTPAAEAWTRVHERGDVVVASAAEADREELAWSPPGRLDLARGYRLAGPAELTAGDRAALLGRLASGLGGRVRGRDAA from the coding sequence ATGGACCTGCTGGAATCGCTGCGCAGCTTCTGCGCGGTGGCCGCCGAGCGCAGCTTCACCCGTGGCGCCGAGCGCTGCGGTCAGCCGCAGCCGGTCGCCAGCCGGCGGATCGCGGGGCTGGAGGAGCGCCTCGGCGTACCGCTGCTGATCCGCACGTCGCGGCGCGTCGAGCTGACGCCCGACGGGGAGCGGCTGCAGCCGCTGGCCCAGGAATTACTGGCCCGGGCCGACCGGATCGAGCGGCTGTTCGCCGACGACGGGCCGGTGCTGGTGCTCGGCGTCCCGCCGGGCGTCACCGCCCGGGCCCGGGCCGCGATCCGGCGCGGGTTCGCCGGACGCGAGGTCGTCTTCGTGGCCGATGATCCGGCCGGTCGGGCGGAGCTGCTGCAGGCGGGCTCGGCGCACCTGGCGCTGGTCCCGGTGGCGCCGGACGGTGCCGAGATCTGCGTACCACTCGGCATCGCGCAGCACAGCCCGGCCGGCACCCCGCGCGCGTTCTTCCTCGACCAGTTGCGTCGGCCGGTACGCGAGCGCGCCCACCCGCCACGGGCGTTGCACCTGCTCGCCGAGGACGACGTCCCGGCGGTCCGCGACCGGCTGCGCGATGCCGTCTTCGCCGCCGGGCTCCGCGCCGACCAGTTGATCATCTCCACACCCGCCGCGGAGGCCTGGACCCGCGTGCACGAGCGCGGCGACGTGGTGGTGGCGAGCGCCGCCGAGGCCGACCGCGAGGAGCTCGCCTGGTCGCCGCCCGGGCGCCTCGACCTCGCCCGTGGCTACCGGTTGGCAGGCCCGGCCGAGCTGACCGCCGGCGACCGAGCCGCCCTGCTGGGCCGGCTCGCGTCCGGGCTCGGCGGACGGGTCAGGGGGCGCGATGCTGCGTGA